taagaaatattatttatctTGCAGGGTTTACTGGTTCTGGATTTTTCTGCACCTGTTCTTTTACATTTTGCTGGTTTATATAATgttttagtcaaatacgttacGTTTGTTCCGTTCCGTTTGTAAAGATTAGAAGATtacaattaataataaaaaataaaaaaatttggtataagaGTATCTTTCTTACCATTTTTGGAGCATTTGTCTCGGCGAAATGCTGCTACCGCATTCAATATAGGGATTCTAGCCGTAATTGGTGGACTTCCAACGACACAAGGTGTCCACGGGTCATGGCCGAAGTGGCATTGCTGGATACCCAATCCAATATTGTTGAACCAATTAATGAGTGTAAGCTTATGCCATTTACAACGAATCTTTACCCGTCACTTGAAATCAAATCGTACATTTCCCGGCTATCCAAAGACTGAATAGACTCCTTGGGCGGCGTCTCATTCTCCAAATCGTTCCCCTAACACGTGCGCTTACCGATTCCTGCAAAACCGAAGTATCCTCGATACACCCTCTTCGCGGGAATCGGCGAGCGCACCTGCGAGGGAAACGATTTGTACAACGAGATTATCAAGGCGAATAAACGGAAAATTTGGCACAGGGACCTTCGTAGCTAGACGTGTGAATAATACTGAAATATAAATTTACTTTTAGATGAAAGCTGTTGTCACAATCAATTCAGAGCCTACTGAGCACATACCGTAAACTATAATTTGAAATCGAAAATTCTGTCGCAGGAACTCTTGGATTAAAAATGGTTCACTTCAGTTTGGGACCTTCTCAGTTAGATTTatgaaaaactgaaaaaccgatttagttttagatgaaTGCTGTTGTCACAAAAAATTCGGAGCCTACTAAGCACATACCGCAAATAAGTGTTATTTGAATAAACGAAAGTTTTGTCGCAGTAATTCTGGGGTATAAAATTATTCACTGTTTGAGACCTTCTCAGTTGGGTGTATGAATAAAACTGAAAtataaatttagttttaaCCCAAAGCTGCTGTCACAATCAATTCAAAGCCTACTAGGCACATAccgtaaataaattatttgaatTAACGAAAATTGTCGCAGAAATTCGAAGACTAAAAATGGTTCACTTTTTGGGACCTTCCCAGTTGGATGTGTGAATAAAACTGAAATATAATTTTGGTTTCACTTGAATGCCGTTGTCACCATAAATTTAGAGCCTACTAAAAAAAAGAACCGTAAATAATAGTTATTTGAATAAACGAAAATTTTGTCACACCGATTTTAGGATTATAAATTGTTCACTGCCAGGGGACCTTCTCGGTTGGAAGTCCGAATAAAACTGAAATATAATAATGGTTTCACTTGTAAGCTGTTGTCACCATCAAATCAGAGCCTACTAAGCAGGTATATTtgagatttttattttcaaaggCCTACTactaattttaaattcttaatcAGCCAAattggttaaaaaaaatacaattcaCAGTAGgccttttgaaataaaaatcttaaatagCTCTTATTTACGGTCTTGTGTGTGTTGCCTTATCTGTCATAGCTGTCAGTTCATCTGATATCTGAcaataaaactttttattttttctttgagCAACAATATTTGTTGACCAGCATTCGTCAAAAGCTATTAGTTTTCGAGCATGCCTAACTTTGAACATAGAATGGAGGATCCTAACGCTAAGGAACAGGAAGAACAGGAACATTTCCCTGAACAGGATACTATAAGCCAGGTGGACATGATGCGCTTTCTTGGCCTGCAGTTTATTCGTAAGGACACCGAACCCCTGACGAGCCCCACCACTGGTCAGATAAGTCCTTTGATTGAGGACCTGGATACCCAGCACTTCTGCGAAACTATCAAGTTCCGGGTTCCGGACCCACCGAGCATTCAACCTCTTAAGTCTCGTTTGGAATCGCAGACCCATTCAGAACCCGACAAAGCTGACCAGCCAAATGTGGTATCTCTGGATTAATTTAATTGGTGTTTCGTAATGAATAAAATAATTCATATTGCTTCGTCTTAAGCAGATCCTAAAATATAAGCAATTacaaaaaactaattacatAAAAATAGCAAAAGTAAGTTAATTAGGGCAAGTTAAAATTTAGTAGAATTGGAAATATTGCAAAAACGAACTTATTATTTTCGTTGTGAGCTAGCtaaggaaaatattttaaaagcttttCCGTTGAGTAATGGGTGAAATGATATAAGATAATGTATAACATATTCCCCTAGTTTTTCCCCCAAAGCAAATGACTAACAGTTCAAAAAACAACCAATATTCTGTAGTAAAACTGCAAGCATTTAAAATAACAATTCACTTAACCTAATCACAGAAGAATGTTGTTTCATTAGCTGATAATACAAAGACTATTAATTGGCAAAAAACTGCTATCTCCGCCGCCTACAATCGAGTATTGTTCACATCGGATTCGACGGTCCAAACTGGGGAGTTCAGAGGGGATTGCTCCTTCTTGTCACTGGGTTCCAATTGGGGCACAACCGGCGAAACACTCGTCCTGGGCGTGAGGAGCAGGCTGGTGCAGATTCCACCCAGAATACTGAACACACAATACGAGGTCAACGACATGGCCGTGTCGATCTTCCTCAAGACATTGAAGAACGGGGCCGAGAGGAGCCACACCCGCGCCCAGGTGACCACGGAGAAGACGAAGAGCTGCTTCTTGTTCGCCGGCATCAGTTCATTCATGCAGGCCAGGATCATCGATTGGGCACAGGAGACAGCCGCCTTGGGTATGGTGGCTATGATCATCCACAGACTGACTTTCAGATCAGCATCCACTGGGGGAAAAatcattataaatataatctTTAATAATATGTTAGGATATACCTACTCGAGTCAGCATTGGTGAATATCCAGCCCATGCAGCCCAGGATTCCAGCTAATATGTTGAAGACCCCCGCACATTGCCACTTCCACTTGTTGTGCTTGAGGGCAAAGTGGAGGGCCAGGAAGCAGCCAATGATTTCCGAAAATCCTACAAATAAAGGATGAGTTAGTCAAAGGTGTGAAAGTGAAATTAGATTAGAAGTAAAGAATATGCATTAGCAATGGAAAATCTATAGATCCTATGGGATTCAACTATAAATCACAATTAGACTTAAAActaaatacactttttaaatttgtatcttACTAATCTTATCTGACAAATTAATGTTAATTATGTCTGACAAAGAAGaattaagaatttcgaattaaatttaataattatacctgcaagggtatacaaactttggcttgccgaagttaacttcgtttcttgttttgtattgtatttaatttaagaatttagataaatacaattttacaatataaatctatacaattttttttgacAAGTTACTTTTATGATCTGATGATGATTTTATTTGTAATATGttaatttatgatttttaaatagtgtactttatatatatattatcatCTGCTgacattttatttgtattatatttaatttatgcgTTCAGATATGTgtagaatatttttaaagaaaaccaCATAATAAAGGACTATTATAAGTTCCACGAAAAAATATAGATCATAAATACGAGTATGCGATGGGGTGGGTTTTCCAAATTAAACCTTATACCAATAAGATCTTTAAAATGGTTTTCAGATCATAAACTCACCcataacttcctttcttgttttgtattgtatttaatttaagaatttagataaatacaattttataatataaatctATACAATTTTTTCTGACAAGTTACTGAGACTTATGATCTGATGATGATTTTATTTGTAATATGTTAGTTTATGATTTTTAAATGGTGtactttaaatatatattatcatCTGCTgacattttatttgtattataattaatttatgcgTTCAGATATGTgtagaatatttttaaagaaaaccaCATAATAAAGGACTATAATAAGTTCCACGTAAAAATATCGATCATAAATACGTGTATGCGATGGGGTGGGTTTTCCAAATTAAGCCTTATACCAATAAGatctttaaaatagttttcaaaTCATAAACTCACCCATGGCAATGGTATTGGGCACCAGATAGTCCCTTCCAAACGATCTTATATTAAGTAGCATGCCCATGAAGTTGATGACGAAGAAGGCCAGTGCCAGATGGGCGGCCACCATGTGCGTCTTGGCCCGCTTCCCCTTCCACAATTCCCTCCAAGGAGCGGGTGGCGGAGCAGCCTTCAGTCGCTCACTCAGTTGCTCCAGCTGCAGCCGGAAGTCCGGAGGGATCTTAAAGGTGCGATCATTAATCGCTGCTCCTCCCCGCACAATCTCCTCCACGTTGTCGATGGAGAAGCGATCCACGGCATGCCGGAGCAGCCAGCGAGGTGAATCGGGCGTCCAGTAGAGCAGTAAGATCAGCATAATGGTGGGGAAGGTGATACCCACATAGATCAGGGACCAGCTATTGAAGAAGGAAGAAAGGCCCGGCAGCAGGATGACCCCAATGGACCAGAAGGTATCGTACAAAATGATGGCACCTATGCGATGCATTCCCGCCGTTATGTCGGCAACTAAAAAGGTTTATATAAAATGGGTAATTTAGGATAAGTATTCCCACTAATTCTAGAGAAACTTACATATTGCTTGACCGGCTGTGAACATGATAGCACAGCAAACTGCGGAGAGGCAGCGGAAGGCGCAGTGGAGGCTGAAATCCCTGGCATATCCAGTGACCACGCCACAAACAATCTGCGCCACTGCACCCACACAATAAGTGCTCCTCGGACTGATTCCCAGCATCATCTTGGTGCCCATAACGCCGCCTACGAGGACACCAAACAGATGCCAGTACTGCGTCCAGGCCACGAAGATGTCCCTCAGGCAGACCAGGTTGAACTGCATGATTAGGGAGTCGAAGCTGGAATCGTAGGTGAATTGCTCGCACTCGCTGCAGCTCCCAGTGGATTCATCCACCACATAACACTGGTTATCCGAGACACTGAAGCTGGAGTTACTACTGCTGACCAGGTAGCTGGTATCGCATCTGAACTCCGAGATGGGATAGAGCTCCGGTCCGGTAAAGATGATGCAAGCCATGAACCAGGCGGCGGGGATTTTGCACAGGAAGATGATGAGGATGGTTCTCAGCTGCCAGATGCCAAAGTCACCCACCACATCCGCAATGACATCGCTACCCGGAGGTGCTGGTGGAGGTGGTGGCGAAGCCATCCTCTTGTCCAGATCATTCTCCATCTCATTGGGCAGGATGTGGGGGGCAGTGGGCTCTCCACCTCGGGCTGGCGACGGATTGACCATTGCTCCAGTGGCGTCTCTCTAGTGGAACATTCTGCGAATGATCGGGGAGTGAAAAACGattccatttatttatttgtttttattatttcttttatttcaatACCCCCGCTCTATTTACCGACCCTTCCAATTGATATAAATTGAAAGCGGTTTACAGCTGAAATCAGTCGATCAAAGGCATTGAATA
This region of Drosophila subpulchrella strain 33 F10 #4 breed RU33 unplaced genomic scaffold, RU_Dsub_v1.1 Primary Assembly Seq354, whole genome shotgun sequence genomic DNA includes:
- the LOC119560786 gene encoding solute carrier family 22 member 13; translation: MVNPSPARGGEPTAPHILPNEMENDLDKRMASPPPPPAPPGSDVIADVVGDFGIWQLRTILIIFLCKIPAAWFMACIIFTGPELYPISEFRCDTSYLVSSSNSSFSVSDNQCYVVDESTGSCSECEQFTYDSSFDSLIMQFNLVCLRDIFVAWTQYWHLFGVLVGGVMGTKMMLGISPRSTYCVGAVAQIVCGVVTGYARDFSLHCAFRCLSAVCCAIMFTAGQAIFADITAGMHRIGAIILYDTFWSIGVILLPGLSSFFNSWSLIYVGITFPTIMLILLLYWTPDSPRWLLRHAVDRFSIDNVEEIVRGGAAINDRTFKIPPDFRLQLEQLSERLKAAPPPAPWRELWKGKRAKTHMVAAHLALAFFVINFMGMLLNIRSFGRDYLVPNTIAMGFSEIIGCFLALHFALKHNKWKWQCAGVFNILAGILGCMGWIFTNADSMDADLKVSLWMIIATIPKAAVSCAQSMILACMNELMPANKKQLFVFSVVTWARVWLLSAPFFNVLRKIDTAMSLTSYCVFSILGGICTSLLLTPRTSVSPVVPQLEPSDKKEQSPLNSPVWTVESDVNNTRL